From Clostridia bacterium, one genomic window encodes:
- the xseB gene encoding exodeoxyribonuclease VII small subunit: MNKNKSFEDAINELEEVVEKLEKGELPLDESIEVFQKGIELSKYCSKRLDEVEKKITLLVEDENGNIKEEAFSIPEV; this comes from the coding sequence ATGAATAAAAACAAGAGTTTTGAAGACGCGATAAATGAACTTGAGGAAGTTGTTGAAAAGCTTGAAAAAGGAGAACTTCCTTTAGATGAATCAATAGAGGTTTTCCAGAAAGGAATAGAACTGTCCAAATATTGCAGTAAAAGGCTTGATGAAGTAGAAAAAAAGATAACCCTGCTGGTGGAGGATGAAAACGGCAACATTAAAGAAGAAGCATTTAGTATTCCGGAGGTATAG
- the xseA gene encoding exodeoxyribonuclease VII large subunit: MNYILSVSEVNKYIKELISRDLVLSNLWIKGEISNYKLHYSGHMYFTIKDQTSILKCVMFKTYASALKFQPENGMKVIIKGSVSVFERDGQYQLYAEGMQPDGIGALHMAFEQLKRKLQAEGLFDAIHKKKLPFLPRRVGVVTSSTGAVIRDIINVTGRRFRNTEIKLFPVAVQGEAAPGQIANALRKLNEAKYVDVIIIARGGGSLEELWAFNEEIVARSIFESQIPVISAVGHETDYTIADFVADMRAPTPSAAAEIVLPEKKALKERVSTLESRLKNSIVNNLRKNKAKYERLSGSIAFKQPYDRVYQERMRLDVLNKYMNRAIQQELDKIRAGLGNLVAKLDALSPLSILARGYSVVKSAKNDKIINDINEVKVHDELAIDMNNGTIECVVKEVKASKKDQN; encoded by the coding sequence CAAATCTATGGATAAAAGGTGAAATATCGAACTATAAGCTTCATTATTCCGGACACATGTATTTTACCATTAAAGACCAGACAAGTATACTAAAGTGTGTTATGTTTAAAACATATGCATCTGCTTTGAAGTTTCAACCTGAAAACGGAATGAAGGTTATTATCAAAGGGAGTGTTTCGGTCTTTGAGCGGGATGGGCAGTATCAGCTTTATGCAGAGGGAATGCAGCCCGATGGTATAGGTGCTCTCCATATGGCGTTTGAACAATTGAAAAGGAAGCTTCAGGCTGAAGGTTTGTTTGATGCCATACATAAGAAAAAGCTACCGTTTCTGCCAAGACGGGTTGGAGTCGTTACATCGTCAACCGGTGCGGTTATCAGGGACATAATCAATGTAACAGGAAGAAGATTCAGAAATACGGAAATAAAATTGTTTCCTGTAGCTGTACAGGGAGAAGCGGCACCCGGGCAGATAGCCAATGCCTTAAGAAAGCTGAATGAAGCGAAATATGTAGATGTCATAATCATTGCCCGTGGGGGCGGGTCCCTGGAGGAACTTTGGGCTTTCAATGAAGAGATTGTTGCGAGAAGTATTTTTGAGTCTCAAATCCCTGTAATTTCTGCTGTGGGACATGAAACAGACTATACAATAGCAGACTTTGTTGCCGATATGCGTGCTCCGACGCCTTCGGCAGCTGCAGAAATAGTACTTCCAGAAAAAAAGGCTCTGAAGGAAAGGGTAAGTACCCTGGAATCGAGACTTAAGAATTCGATCGTTAATAATTTACGGAAAAACAAAGCGAAATATGAAAGACTAAGTGGTAGTATCGCTTTCAAACAGCCTTATGACAGAGTTTATCAGGAAAGAATGAGGTTGGATGTTCTCAATAAATACATGAACAGGGCGATACAGCAGGAATTGGATAAAATCAGAGCGGGGTTAGGCAATCTGGTAGCAAAGCTGGATGCACTGAGCCCCTTAAGTATTCTGGCAAGAGGTTATAGTGTAGTAAAATCAGCTAAAAATGATAAAATAATCAATGATATCAATGAAGTTAAGGTGCATGATGAACTTGCTATAGATATGAACAATGGGACTATTGAGTGTGTAGTGAAAGAGGTGAAGGCCTCAAAGAAAGATCAGAACTGA